One window from the genome of Mucilaginibacter ginsenosidivorans encodes:
- a CDS encoding TAT-variant-translocated molybdopterin oxidoreductase, with the protein MDSNKKYWKGLEELNNEPEFVEKNKHEFAEPIPIEEVLSGGGLMGKTPRRDFLKALGFGVGAVTLAACQKVPVHKSIPYLIKPEEVTPGVANYYVSTYDGHAILVKTREGRPIKVEGNPNDVLAKGGLSAQAQASVLDLYDYNRLNNPMLDGGDSSWNEIDTFVKRELGAIKTGGKKIRLVTSTINSPSTLAVIADFIAQYPNTKHITYDAVSYTGIIQANQNSFGKAVIPHYNFDKADVIVSFGADFLGTWISPSEFMGQWVKNRGSKSLANKKMSRHIQFETGMSLTGSNADTRILIKPSEEGLALVNLYNAVTGTTLPGSKPLGNTSADKAVKLVAAELKAAQGKALVVCGSNDVAKQILVNAINAQLGSYGTTIDLDNYSNQYKGNDAEFTDFVGEMNRGEVDAVFFLNSNPVYEYHNGQAIKDALKKVRLKVTFADRKDETSVICNVVAPNHYYLESWGDGNAIEGYYTVIQPTINPVYDTRQAEQSLMVWSDSTVKDYYTYVRNTWDKELLAKGGLSGQKGWEALLQTGFVKVADKPAGSYSFAKDLNGVAQTILNQGTTLEAKGDKQYEVQLYQSIALRDGKRANNPWLQELPDPVSKVTWDNFAAMSPTDMKKAGYVQGDVINIEVKNPNNNTSYTIALPILVQPGQAQGTISIALGYGRTEAGPVGQGVGKNVYPFLNFVNGTFQTATVAAISTTGDNVILAQTQTHHSIEGRNVIRETTFKEYVKDPSSNSGGSLKHKEYEDLWDDYEHPQYNWVMAIDLNACTGCGACVVACSAENNVPVVGRDEVRRRREMHWIRIDRYYSFNEEGKSITEEKEIEDLKDLDNVAVVYQPMLCQHCDHAPCETVCPVLATVHSSEGINHMAYNRCVGTRYCANNCPYKVRRFNWFNYWNDSRFDNYLINEHTHLVLNPDVTTRFRGVMEKCSMCIQRIQAGKLKAKIEKRPLKDGDIKMACQQTCPTNAIVFGNASDPNSEVSQLLKSERTYYVLEELGVKPGIGYQVKVRNTAETLA; encoded by the coding sequence ATGGACAGCAATAAAAAATACTGGAAGGGTTTAGAAGAACTAAACAACGAGCCGGAATTTGTTGAGAAAAATAAACATGAGTTTGCCGAGCCGATCCCTATCGAGGAAGTGTTGAGTGGTGGCGGATTGATGGGCAAAACACCGCGCCGCGATTTTTTAAAGGCATTAGGCTTCGGCGTAGGCGCTGTTACACTGGCAGCTTGTCAGAAAGTACCGGTACATAAATCCATCCCTTACCTTATAAAACCGGAAGAGGTAACCCCGGGTGTGGCTAACTATTATGTTTCTACATACGACGGTCACGCTATCCTTGTAAAAACCCGTGAGGGCCGCCCGATCAAAGTTGAAGGTAACCCGAATGATGTTTTGGCAAAAGGCGGTTTGAGCGCACAGGCGCAAGCTTCCGTTCTTGATCTTTACGACTACAACCGGCTGAACAACCCGATGCTTGACGGCGGCGATTCGAGCTGGAACGAAATAGATACTTTTGTTAAACGGGAGCTTGGCGCTATCAAAACAGGCGGCAAAAAGATCAGGCTGGTAACTTCAACTATCAACAGCCCCTCTACTTTAGCTGTAATTGCCGATTTTATTGCACAATATCCAAACACCAAGCATATTACTTATGATGCGGTATCTTACACCGGCATTATCCAGGCTAACCAGAACAGTTTCGGTAAAGCGGTTATCCCGCATTACAATTTTGACAAGGCTGATGTGATCGTGAGCTTCGGCGCCGATTTCCTCGGTACCTGGATATCGCCTTCCGAATTTATGGGACAGTGGGTTAAGAACCGTGGCAGCAAATCGCTGGCGAACAAAAAAATGTCTCGTCATATCCAGTTCGAAACCGGTATGAGCCTGACAGGTTCAAATGCTGATACCCGTATCCTGATCAAACCTTCAGAAGAAGGATTGGCCCTAGTAAACCTTTACAATGCCGTAACGGGCACCACGTTGCCGGGGAGCAAACCTCTGGGCAATACCTCGGCTGATAAAGCAGTTAAACTGGTTGCCGCCGAGCTGAAAGCTGCACAGGGTAAGGCGCTTGTAGTTTGCGGAAGCAACGACGTAGCCAAACAAATACTGGTAAATGCCATCAACGCCCAATTAGGAAGCTATGGTACTACCATCGACCTGGATAATTATTCAAATCAATATAAAGGCAACGATGCCGAATTTACCGATTTTGTTGGCGAAATGAACCGCGGCGAAGTTGACGCCGTATTCTTCCTCAACTCAAACCCGGTTTACGAATACCATAACGGGCAGGCCATTAAGGATGCCTTGAAGAAAGTGCGCCTGAAGGTGACCTTCGCCGATCGTAAGGACGAAACTTCTGTTATATGTAACGTTGTTGCGCCAAACCATTACTACCTTGAATCGTGGGGTGATGGTAACGCCATCGAGGGTTACTATACCGTGATACAGCCAACCATCAACCCGGTATACGATACCCGCCAGGCCGAACAAAGCCTGATGGTATGGTCGGACAGCACAGTTAAAGATTATTACACGTATGTAAGGAATACCTGGGATAAGGAACTACTTGCTAAGGGCGGCTTATCGGGCCAAAAGGGCTGGGAAGCTTTGTTGCAGACCGGCTTTGTAAAAGTTGCCGACAAACCTGCCGGAAGCTATTCATTTGCCAAGGATCTTAACGGCGTGGCACAAACCATCCTTAACCAGGGCACCACGCTTGAAGCTAAGGGTGATAAACAATACGAAGTTCAGCTTTACCAGTCTATCGCTTTGCGCGATGGTAAGCGTGCCAATAACCCATGGCTGCAGGAACTGCCCGACCCGGTATCGAAAGTTACCTGGGACAACTTTGCTGCCATGTCGCCGACCGATATGAAGAAGGCCGGTTACGTACAGGGCGATGTGATCAATATCGAAGTAAAGAATCCGAATAACAATACAAGCTATACCATTGCGTTGCCAATATTGGTGCAGCCGGGCCAGGCACAGGGAACTATTTCAATAGCCCTTGGTTACGGCCGTACAGAAGCTGGTCCGGTAGGGCAGGGCGTAGGTAAAAATGTTTATCCGTTCCTGAATTTTGTAAACGGAACTTTCCAAACCGCTACTGTTGCTGCCATAAGCACAACCGGCGATAACGTGATACTGGCCCAAACCCAGACGCACCACTCTATCGAGGGCCGTAATGTTATCCGCGAAACTACATTTAAAGAATATGTAAAGGACCCGTCTTCAAACAGCGGCGGTTCATTGAAACATAAAGAATACGAAGACCTTTGGGACGATTACGAGCACCCGCAATACAATTGGGTGATGGCGATAGACCTGAATGCCTGTACCGGTTGCGGTGCCTGCGTGGTAGCGTGCAGCGCCGAAAATAACGTGCCTGTTGTAGGCCGTGACGAGGTTCGCCGCCGCCGCGAAATGCACTGGATCCGTATCGACCGTTACTACAGCTTCAATGAAGAAGGTAAATCGATAACTGAAGAAAAAGAAATAGAGGATCTGAAGGACCTGGATAATGTAGCGGTTGTTTACCAGCCGATGCTTTGCCAGCATTGCGATCATGCTCCATGCGAAACGGTTTGCCCGGTACTGGCTACCGTACACTCCAGCGAAGGTATAAACCACATGGCTTATAACCGCTGCGTGGGTACCCGTTACTGCGCTAACAACTGCCCGTACAAAGTGCGCCGCTTTAACTGGTTTAACTACTGGAACGACTCACGCTTTGACAATTACCTGATCAACGAACATACACACCTGGTATTGAACCCTGATGTTACAACCCGTTTCCGCGGTGTAATGGAAAAATGCTCTATGTGTATCCAGCGTATCCAGGCCGGTAAGCTGAAAGCTAAAATTGAAAAACGCCCGCTTAAAGACGGCGATATCAAAATGGCCTGCCAGCAAACATGCCCAACCAACGCTATCGTGTTTGGTAATGCAAGCGATCCTAATTCCGAAGTTTCGCAACTGCTGAAGAGCGAAAGAACTTATTATGTGTTGGAAGAGCTTGGCGTTAAACCGGGTATTGGCTACCAGGTGAAAGTTAGGAACACTGCAGAAACATTAGCATAA
- a CDS encoding c-type cytochrome, which translates to MRSISLILKQFSRSVLLVAGFTILGLSAYAQGDAAKGKTIFEAKCTTCHKIKDRLIGPALGPQLDKETDEKFLVKWIQNNSALIAAKDPKALAIYNEYNQSGMTVFTDLTDADVTNILTYVRTEWKTIQDNAKKQPPGGAVETDKGPSNIMIFGLIGVIIVAFIVILVLNKVVKTLERLIANKPDLLVEPAPVEEVQVDKYAGIKKLAKNKKFVFFVLLCVSIAGGGWTWMTMWNTDVHQGYQPVQPIKFPHDLHAGAMKINCQYCHSGAYKSKNASIPSLNVCMNCHKVITGLKGSNAPSAEIHKIYDALGYDPQTQKYDSTKMRPVQWVRIHNLPDFAYFNHSQHVKVQGLKCQTCHGPVETMKEVYQYSPLTMKWCIQCHRRTEVNTKGNAYYEKMEAVHEMIRKGEKVTEAMMGGIECGKCHY; encoded by the coding sequence ATGAGAAGCATCTCATTGATTTTAAAACAATTCTCAAGGTCGGTTCTGCTTGTTGCTGGTTTTACTATTTTGGGGCTTTCTGCTTATGCGCAGGGAGACGCCGCCAAAGGCAAAACCATATTTGAAGCGAAATGTACCACATGCCATAAGATCAAGGATCGTTTGATCGGTCCCGCTTTGGGCCCGCAGCTTGATAAGGAAACTGACGAAAAGTTCCTGGTAAAATGGATCCAGAACAACTCGGCACTCATCGCAGCAAAGGACCCTAAAGCCCTCGCTATCTACAACGAGTATAACCAGTCGGGCATGACGGTGTTTACCGACCTGACCGATGCCGACGTTACGAACATTTTAACTTATGTGCGTACCGAGTGGAAGACGATACAGGATAATGCTAAAAAACAGCCCCCTGGCGGTGCTGTAGAAACCGACAAGGGTCCGAGCAATATCATGATATTCGGCCTTATCGGTGTTATCATCGTAGCCTTTATTGTTATCCTGGTATTGAACAAGGTTGTTAAAACCCTTGAACGCCTGATAGCAAACAAGCCCGACCTGCTGGTTGAGCCTGCTCCTGTTGAAGAAGTACAGGTTGATAAGTATGCAGGTATCAAAAAGCTTGCGAAAAATAAAAAGTTTGTATTCTTTGTATTGCTGTGTGTATCTATTGCCGGCGGTGGCTGGACCTGGATGACGATGTGGAACACCGATGTTCACCAGGGTTATCAACCTGTTCAGCCGATCAAGTTCCCGCACGACCTGCACGCAGGCGCTATGAAGATCAATTGCCAGTATTGCCACTCGGGGGCTTACAAATCGAAAAATGCCTCTATCCCTTCTTTAAATGTGTGTATGAACTGCCACAAGGTGATCACGGGACTGAAAGGTTCTAATGCGCCATCTGCCGAAATACACAAGATATATGATGCACTTGGATACGATCCGCAGACACAGAAATACGATAGCACCAAAATGAGGCCGGTGCAGTGGGTTCGCATCCACAACCTGCCCGATTTTGCTTACTTCAATCACTCGCAGCACGTTAAGGTACAGGGTTTGAAATGCCAAACCTGCCACGGCCCTGTTGAGACCATGAAGGAGGTTTATCAATATTCGCCGCTTACAATGAAATGGTGTATCCAGTGCCACAGGCGTACCGAGGTTAATACAAAGGGCAACGCTTACTACGAAAAAATGGAAGCGGTTCACGAAATGATCAGGAAAGGTGAGAAAGTGACCGAAGCGATGATGGGCGGTATCGAGTGCGGCAAGTGCCACTATTAA
- a CDS encoding deoxyhypusine synthase family protein yields the protein MSNTRGPISQFIEKNYLHFNAAALMDAAKGYETHLAEGGKMMVTLAGAMSTAELGISLAEMIRQDKIAIISCTGANLEEDIMNLVAHSHYKRVPHYRDLSPTDEWELLENHYNRVTDTCIPEEEAFRRLQKHIHKIWKDADDNGERYFPHEYMYKILLSGELKQYYEIDPKNSWMLAAAEKNLPIVVPGWEDSTMGNIFASYVIKGQIKATTMKSGIEYMAWLADWYVKNSEGKGVGFFQIGGGIAGDFPICVVPMLYQDMEMENIPFWSYFCQISDSTTSYGSYSGAVPNEKITWGKLDINTPKFIVESDATIVAPLIFAWLLKQ from the coding sequence ATGAGCAACACACGAGGACCTATCTCCCAGTTTATTGAGAAAAATTACCTGCATTTTAATGCCGCGGCACTAATGGACGCAGCCAAAGGATACGAAACACATTTAGCCGAGGGTGGTAAAATGATGGTGACCCTTGCAGGTGCCATGAGCACGGCCGAATTGGGTATCTCGTTGGCCGAAATGATCCGCCAGGATAAAATTGCCATCATCTCATGTACCGGCGCCAATTTGGAAGAGGATATTATGAACCTGGTGGCCCACTCACATTACAAACGTGTGCCGCATTACCGCGACCTGAGCCCAACCGATGAATGGGAACTGTTGGAAAATCACTACAACCGGGTTACCGATACCTGTATCCCCGAAGAAGAAGCGTTCAGACGGCTGCAAAAGCATATTCACAAAATATGGAAAGATGCCGACGATAACGGCGAACGATACTTCCCGCACGAATACATGTACAAGATACTGCTGAGCGGCGAACTGAAACAGTATTACGAGATAGACCCCAAAAATTCGTGGATGCTGGCGGCTGCCGAAAAGAACCTGCCGATAGTTGTGCCCGGATGGGAAGATTCAACTATGGGCAATATTTTCGCTTCTTATGTTATCAAAGGGCAGATCAAAGCCACTACCATGAAAAGCGGTATCGAGTACATGGCCTGGCTGGCCGACTGGTATGTGAAGAATTCGGAAGGCAAAGGTGTAGGCTTTTTCCAGATCGGCGGCGGTATTGCCGGCGACTTCCCGATATGCGTGGTGCCAATGCTTTACCAGGACATGGAAATGGAGAATATTCCCTTCTGGAGCTACTTCTGCCAGATATCAGATTCAACCACGTCATACGGTTCATACTCGGGTGCCGTACCCAACGAAAAGATAACCTGGGGCAAGCTCGACATTAACACCCCTAAGTTTATAGTTGAGTCGGACGCAACCATTGTAGCGCCGTTAATTTTTGCGTGGCTGTTAAAACAATAA
- a CDS encoding BamA/TamA family outer membrane protein: MKKLLVLSLILFCFQQSQAQGIKKFIKKMYFDKDSTKHSSFVVLPIITSAPETGLEVGGAGLYSFYSDTVAANHTRVSNIYPYISVTTKGQSHFSVSTDHWSTKNLYHYTASVSYINYPFNFYGIGNNTRKADADHVDEKRFKLDISDAKLVTKNLYAGFVAGAYHYAYFDTPPTGIFITDPQIENRDGGGGVYIGPSLVFDNRDNNTYTTNGLIINAYYKLMKGVFSDNGYTGGFFGIEYSQFFKLNSKLILGLDIQEQSLTGGSSPFYLLPALGSDEMMRGYYNGRYRDRNFIAGQTELRYRISDRIGIVGFLGAGEVAHGNFSARTLKPNYGGGLRYFFDTEKGLSIRADYGIGQKVSGEQRQSGFYIGLGQAF, encoded by the coding sequence ATGAAAAAACTGCTTGTACTATCTCTTATTTTATTTTGCTTTCAACAGTCACAGGCGCAGGGTATCAAAAAGTTCATCAAAAAGATGTATTTTGATAAGGATAGCACGAAACACAGCAGTTTTGTGGTGCTGCCTATAATCACGTCGGCGCCGGAGACCGGACTGGAAGTGGGCGGCGCAGGCTTGTACTCTTTTTATTCGGATACCGTTGCGGCCAACCATACCAGGGTGTCTAACATCTACCCATATATATCAGTAACTACCAAGGGACAGAGCCATTTCAGTGTGAGCACCGATCACTGGAGTACGAAAAATCTATATCATTATACCGCCTCGGTAAGTTATATCAATTACCCTTTTAATTTTTACGGCATAGGTAATAATACCCGCAAGGCCGATGCAGATCATGTGGATGAAAAGCGTTTTAAACTGGATATAAGCGATGCGAAACTGGTTACCAAAAATCTTTATGCGGGTTTTGTGGCCGGCGCCTACCATTACGCTTATTTTGATACCCCGCCAACCGGCATCTTTATAACTGATCCGCAAATTGAGAACCGCGACGGCGGCGGAGGCGTTTACATAGGCCCCAGCCTGGTTTTTGATAACCGCGATAACAACACCTACACTACCAATGGGCTTATCATTAATGCTTATTATAAGCTGATGAAGGGTGTATTTTCCGATAACGGTTATACGGGTGGATTTTTCGGTATTGAATATTCGCAGTTTTTCAAGCTGAACAGCAAATTGATACTTGGACTGGATATCCAGGAACAAAGCCTTACGGGCGGCTCTTCGCCTTTTTACCTGCTGCCTGCACTTGGCAGCGATGAAATGATGCGCGGTTATTACAACGGGCGGTATCGCGACCGCAATTTCATCGCCGGGCAAACCGAACTCCGTTACCGCATAAGCGACCGCATTGGTATCGTCGGATTCTTAGGAGCTGGAGAAGTGGCACACGGGAATTTTTCTGCGCGCACCCTAAAACCGAATTATGGTGGCGGGCTGCGTTATTTCTTCGATACGGAAAAAGGCCTCAGCATCCGTGCTGATTACGGCATCGGGCAAAAAGTTAGCGGTGAGCAGCGGCAAAGCGGGTTTTATATTGGATTGGGGCAGGCGTTTTGA
- a CDS encoding O-methyltransferase yields MFNLRFAKDFLLHRLKAKTRHGTHSPFVYRLVDSVIYDYHNKKVYEKVENLRRELLSDERVINVTDLGAGSHVNNDSQKKVSGIAKNALKPPQLAKLLYRLVADLQPRNMIELGTCLGITSVYLKEGAPGAELYTLEGCPQTAGIALETFRKADVYGIHEITGNFDNTLPDVINELDQLDFVFIDGNHTKEATLRYFEWCLPKVHENTLLIFDDIYWSDGMKEAWAEIKAHPQVTVTIDLFWIGLVYFKRGQAKEDFLIKI; encoded by the coding sequence ATGTTTAATTTAAGGTTCGCTAAGGACTTCCTTTTGCACCGGCTCAAAGCAAAAACCAGGCATGGCACACATTCGCCTTTTGTTTACAGGCTCGTCGATAGTGTAATTTACGACTATCATAACAAAAAAGTATATGAAAAGGTTGAGAACCTGCGCCGCGAACTGCTTTCTGACGAAAGAGTGATAAATGTGACCGACCTTGGCGCCGGATCGCATGTCAACAACGACAGCCAAAAGAAGGTTAGCGGGATAGCTAAAAATGCTTTAAAACCGCCTCAGCTGGCGAAATTGCTTTATCGCCTGGTCGCCGACCTGCAACCCCGCAATATGATCGAGTTAGGCACTTGTCTTGGTATCACTTCGGTTTACCTGAAAGAAGGAGCGCCTGGTGCCGAATTGTATACGCTGGAAGGCTGCCCGCAAACAGCAGGCATCGCTCTCGAAACATTTCGCAAAGCTGATGTGTACGGCATACACGAAATAACCGGCAATTTTGATAATACCCTGCCCGACGTTATCAATGAGCTGGATCAGCTTGATTTTGTTTTTATCGACGGTAATCATACCAAAGAAGCAACTTTAAGATATTTTGAATGGTGCCTGCCGAAAGTGCACGAGAATACCTTATTGATCTTTGATGATATTTACTGGAGCGACGGCATGAAAGAGGCCTGGGCCGAAATTAAAGCACATCCACAGGTAACGGTGACGATCGATCTGTTTTGGATAGGGCTGGTTTACTTTAAAAGGGGACAGGCGAAGGAGGATTTTTTGATAAAAATATAA
- a CDS encoding transglutaminase family protein, protein MIDPKEIHSLIKLLDDPDKEIFEHIHNKLASYGGEVIEYLESAWEEAFDPIQQERIAGLVHEIQFRLLKEELKLWYQGGAFDLLQGVIAINKYQYPDLDEQKIINQIEAIKRDIWLQMIYDASPAEQIKLINHVFYNIHGFSGNTSNHQDPQNSYLSQVLETKKGNQISLAIIYSIIAQKLDIPVYGVNLPQHFILAYVDESMETEFEGGILFYINAFSRGTIFGRRDVDMFLKNLKLTAEKQFYEPCSNADIIRRILRNLISSYENLGSAEKVAELNELLGLLDA, encoded by the coding sequence ATGATCGACCCTAAAGAGATACACTCATTAATAAAACTGCTTGATGACCCCGACAAAGAGATATTCGAGCATATTCATAATAAATTAGCCTCATATGGCGGCGAGGTGATAGAATACCTGGAATCGGCCTGGGAAGAGGCTTTCGACCCGATACAACAGGAGCGCATAGCCGGACTGGTGCACGAGATACAGTTCCGCCTTTTAAAAGAAGAACTCAAACTATGGTACCAGGGCGGGGCGTTCGACCTGCTGCAGGGCGTTATCGCCATCAATAAATACCAATACCCCGACCTGGACGAGCAAAAAATTATTAACCAGATAGAAGCGATCAAGCGCGACATATGGCTGCAGATGATCTACGACGCCAGCCCGGCAGAGCAGATCAAGCTTATAAACCACGTATTCTATAATATACATGGTTTCAGCGGCAACACATCCAATCACCAGGACCCGCAAAACAGTTACTTGAGCCAGGTGCTCGAAACCAAGAAAGGCAACCAGATATCGCTGGCTATCATCTATTCCATAATTGCTCAAAAGCTGGATATACCGGTATACGGCGTTAACCTGCCGCAGCATTTTATACTGGCTTATGTGGATGAAAGCATGGAGACCGAATTTGAAGGAGGCATTCTATTCTACATTAATGCATTTAGCCGCGGCACCATCTTTGGACGGCGGGATGTGGATATGTTCCTGAAAAACCTGAAACTGACCGCCGAAAAGCAGTTTTATGAACCGTGCTCCAATGCGGATATTATCCGACGCATTTTAAGGAATCTGATCAGCTCCTACGAGAACCTGGGATCAGCCGAAAAGGTAGCAGAGTTGAATGAGTTACTGGGCCTGTTGGATGCTTAA
- a CDS encoding FkbM family methyltransferase: protein MLNLAKRLLNKIKRTYASRKEWDARINDVINCADNKYIPRVKNAGAIQGNFQLMHNGVKVQRDGYYGSGITRMLVKNKGVHEPQEERVFQEVLKQMRANSTMIELGSYWAFYSMWFLSKVEGGKTYLYEPATENLTVGKINYRENNFQGDFNHAFIGGVVDHNGVPTLSVDYIVKDKKIDFIDILHCDIQGAELDMLNGAIESVSKDIIGYFFISTHSDELHVACLDFLGAHNYFIVCEADLSNSYSYDGIIVARSPNYAGINRIAIARK, encoded by the coding sequence ATGCTAAACCTGGCTAAGCGGCTGCTTAATAAGATCAAAAGGACCTATGCTTCCCGAAAGGAATGGGATGCGCGCATCAATGATGTTATAAACTGCGCAGATAACAAATATATACCACGTGTAAAAAATGCCGGGGCTATCCAGGGCAATTTTCAACTAATGCATAACGGCGTAAAAGTACAGCGCGATGGATATTACGGCAGCGGTATAACCCGCATGCTTGTTAAAAATAAAGGTGTTCACGAGCCGCAGGAGGAAAGAGTATTTCAGGAAGTTTTAAAGCAAATGCGCGCAAATAGTACCATGATAGAACTCGGGTCGTACTGGGCGTTTTATTCGATGTGGTTTTTGAGTAAGGTGGAAGGCGGCAAAACATATTTATACGAGCCTGCAACAGAAAATTTAACTGTTGGCAAAATAAACTACCGGGAAAACAACTTTCAAGGTGATTTTAATCATGCATTTATAGGGGGTGTGGTTGATCATAACGGTGTCCCTACACTTAGTGTAGACTACATTGTAAAGGATAAAAAAATAGATTTTATAGATATCCTGCATTGCGACATACAGGGGGCTGAACTGGATATGCTTAACGGTGCGATAGAAAGCGTTAGTAAAGATATTATAGGCTACTTTTTCATCAGCACACATTCCGACGAGTTACATGTGGCCTGCCTTGATTTCTTAGGCGCGCATAACTATTTTATAGTTTGTGAGGCCGATCTTTCAAATTCATATTCGTACGATGGTATTATTGTAGCGCGGTCGCCAAATTACGCAGGCATCAATCGCATAGCTATCGCCCGCAAATAG
- a CDS encoding alpha/beta hydrolase: protein MLISSAVFAQQKPIPLYPNGVPNSKPAPETYKEKRDGYSISMVTDPTITPYFPAKGTATGTAIVIFPGGSYINLASGHEGQAIAEEFNKIGVTAFVVKYRLPSDQIMVDKTIGPLQDAERSIQIVRERAAEWGINPHKVGVIGFSAGGHLASTIDTHFDKVVIDNKSNISLRPDFAMLIYPVISFGPFAHAYSRENLIGKNPSQQLIDLYSNEKQVTANTPPTFLIHAEDDDVVPVQNSLLFYDALVKNKVKAEMHLFQAGGHGFGLNNPTTTDHWFDWAANWLRLNGF from the coding sequence ATGCTAATTTCATCCGCTGTTTTTGCCCAGCAGAAACCTATTCCGCTTTATCCTAATGGTGTGCCCAATTCAAAACCGGCGCCTGAAACCTACAAGGAGAAACGGGATGGATATAGCATCAGCATGGTGACCGACCCGACGATCACACCCTATTTCCCGGCCAAAGGCACGGCAACCGGCACGGCTATCGTTATTTTTCCGGGCGGCAGCTATATCAACCTGGCGTCGGGGCATGAGGGGCAGGCTATTGCTGAAGAATTTAACAAGATAGGTGTTACGGCATTTGTGGTAAAATACCGCCTGCCGAGCGACCAGATCATGGTAGATAAAACTATCGGCCCGTTACAGGACGCCGAACGTTCCATCCAGATAGTGCGCGAACGCGCTGCTGAGTGGGGTATCAACCCACATAAAGTAGGCGTTATTGGCTTTTCCGCTGGCGGGCACCTGGCATCGACCATTGATACCCACTTTGACAAGGTCGTTATCGACAACAAAAGTAATATCAGCCTCAGGCCCGATTTTGCTATGCTGATATACCCGGTGATAAGCTTTGGCCCTTTTGCACATGCTTACTCGCGCGAGAACCTGATCGGTAAAAACCCGTCGCAACAACTGATCGATCTTTATTCCAACGAAAAACAGGTAACTGCCAACACGCCGCCTACATTTCTAATTCATGCTGAAGACGACGACGTGGTGCCGGTGCAAAATTCCCTGCTGTTTTACGACGCTTTGGTAAAAAATAAAGTTAAAGCCGAAATGCACCTGTTCCAGGCAGGCGGGCATGGCTTTGGATTAAATAACCCTACTACAACCGACCATTGGTTCGACTGGGCAGCGAATTGGCTAAGGTTGAACGGCTTCTGA